The Oncorhynchus mykiss isolate Arlee chromosome 8, USDA_OmykA_1.1, whole genome shotgun sequence genome includes the window ccataggcaacattgttgccggtgatgtctggtgaggacctgccttacaacaggcctacattccctcagtccagcctctctcagcctattgcggacagtctgagcactgatggagagattgtgcgttcctggtgtaacccaggctgttgttgttgccatcctgtacctgtcccgcaggtgtcatgttcggatgtaccgatcctgtgcaggtgttgttactctgccactgcgaggacaatcagctgtccgtcctgtctccctgtagctctgtcttaggcgtctcacagtacggacattgcaatttattgccctggcctcatctgcagtcctcatgcctccttgcagcatgcctaaggcacgtttacgctttttcagagtcagtagaaaggcctctttagtttcctaagttttcataactgtaaccttaattgcctaccgtctgtaagctgttagtgtccacaggtgcatgttcattaattgtttatggttcattgaacaagcattggaaacagtgtttaaaccctttacaatgaatatctgtgaagttatttggatttttacgaattatctttgaaagacagggtcctgaaaaagggatgtttctttttttgctgagtttatttatgGGGACCAGGTTAAGTCAAACTTTTGTCGGGACCCATGCACATGGTATCTAACCTTCTCCAGAGGCAGAGATGACATCACCTCCTTAACCCACAGCATTAAGGAGGAAGCCTTTACAGACTTCCAGTGAAAGAGGACATTCTGGTCTAGGGTAAGTACCCCAAAAATGGCAGTGACCGTGTTGGGGCTAACAGTTGTATTACATGTGAGAATGCCTCAAAAATGGGGTCTCAGAGGCCACTCAAAGATTGGCATAAACAAAACATGTGTCCCACAGTCGCTGGACTCTAGTGGCATCTCAAACACTTGGGGTCAACATTTGGGTGTATTTTTGCCAATCCGTCATTTGAGTGATGGACACGGTGCAAAAGTATAAACTGAATAACCCCATGCCTTATGCAAAATGACGATGTGTGGATAAGCTCAATAGTTTGTTGACACATATAATCTTGTAGTTCGCCACCTACAGTATGTCATGTTCCCATGCAGATTTTGTATTTGCAATGGAAGTCggattaatgttctgtattatgtcgtATAATCTGGAGATTGTGCCCTTCAGATAAGGGTTAAGATCTAAGCACCTCTCAACGACACATAGTTGGCTCGAGTGGAAATTAAGGAAAATGTTTTTTGGGCAAAGTTGCTAGTTTGCAGGATTCTAAAAAAGTGTGTATTGGGAATATTATGGTCAACCCTCAGAGTATGGAATGAGATGAATGTGTTATCAACAAATAGGTCACAAAAAAACACCAGACCGTGCCTATGCCAGAACTGGAATGTTGTGTCAATGacaaaaaccttttgcaattatgttagcacacctgaaaactgttgttctgattaaagaagcaataaaactggccttctttaggctagttgagtatctggagcatcagcatttctgAGTTTGattacaagtacattagagtgtctagtttgagaaacagacgcctcacatgtcctcaactggcaaGCTTCAtttaatagtacccgcaaaacaccagtctcaacgtcaacagtgaagaggtgactacGGGATGcgggccttctaggcagagttgcaaagaaaaatccatatctcagactggccaataaaaagaaagtattaagatgggcaaaagaacacagacattggacagaggcaggttggaaaaaagtgttatgggcAGACAAATGTAAGTTTGAGGATCACATAGAAGAACATTCAggagatgcagaaaaaatgaaaagatgctggatgagtgcttgacaccatctgtcaagcatggtggaggcaatgtgatgctCTGGGGGTgctggtaaagtgggagatttgtacacttatcactccattttgcaacgccatgccataccctgtggacggcgcttaattggagccaatttcctcctacaacagcacaatgacccaaaagcacagctccaaactatgcaataactatttagagaagaagcagtcagctggtattctgtcattaatggagtggccagcacagtcaccagatctcaaccctattgagctgttgtgggagcaagaagtgcccatcaagccaatccaactagtgggaggtgcttcaggaagcatgggatgAAATGTCATCTTTCCTCAACAAATTGTCAACTAGAAtaccaaaggtctgcaaggctgtcattgctgcaaatggaggattctttgacaaaagcaaagtttgaaggacactactatttcaattaaaaatcattatttataaccttgtcaacgtcttgactatatttcctgttcattttgcaactcatttcatgtgtgttttcatggaaaacaaggacatttctaagtgaccccagactttttaacggtagtgtgtgtgtgtgtgtgtgtgtgtgtatatatatattagaagtcgaccgattaatcggaatgaccgattaattagggccgatttcaagttttcataacaatcggaaatctgtatttttggacacagatttggcagattttttttatgtattttttttaattacacctttatttagctaggcaagtcagttaaagaacacattattattttcaatgacggcctaggaacggtgggttaactgccttgttcaggggcagaatgacagattatttccttgtcagctaggggattcaatcttgcagcCTTACGGttaacttgtccaacgctctaaccacctgccttacattgcactccacgaggagcctgcctgttacgtgaatgcagtaagaagccaaggtaagtggCTATCTAGCATTACATttctcttataaaaaacaatcaatcaatcataatcactagttaactacacgtggttgatgatattactagtttatctagcgtgtcctgcgttgcatataatcgatgcggtgcgcattcgcgaaaaaggactatCGTTGCTccaacatgtacctaaccataaacatcagtgcctttcttaaaatcaatacacagaagtatatatttttaaacctgcatatttagctaaaataaatccaggttagcaggcaatattaaccaggtgaaattgtgtcatttctcttgcgttcattgcatgcagagtcagggtatatgcaacagtttgggcagcctggctcattgcgaactaatttgccagaattttacataattatgacataacattgaaggttgtgcaatataacaagaatatttagacttagggatgccacccgttagataaaataccgaacggttccgtatttcactgaaagaataaacgttttgttttcgaaatgataatttccggattcgaccatattaatgaccaaaggctcgtatttctgtgtgttattatgttataattaagtctatgatttgatagagcagtctgactgagcgatggtaggcagcagcaggctcgtaagcattcattcaaacagcacttttgtgtgttttgccagcagctctttgcaagcacagctctgtttatgacttcaagcctatcagcctaatggctggtgtaaccgatgtgaaatggctagctagttagctgggtgtgcgctaatagcgtttcaaacgtcactcgctctgagacttggagtaggtATTccacttgctctgcaagggccgtggcttttgtggagcgatgggtaacgctgcttcgagtgtggctgttgtcgatgtgttactggttcgagcccaggtaggtgcgaggagagggacggaagctatactgttacactggcaatactaaagtgcctataagaacatccaatagtcaaaggttaatgaaatgcaaatggtataaagagaaatagtcctataaatactatattaactacaacctaaaacctcttaccttggaatattgaagtctcatgttaaaagaaaccaccaactttcatatgttctcatgttctgagcaaggaactcaaacgttagcttttttacatggcacatatatCACTTTTTCTTCtccaacattttgtttttgcattatttaaaccaaattgaacgtgtttcattatttatttgaggctaaatagatgtttattgatgtattatattaagttaaaataaatgttcattcagtattgttgtaattgtcattattacaaataaataaatacattttttttttattaaatcggccgattaatcggtatcggcttttttggtcctccaataatcggcatcggtatcggcgttgaaaaatcataatcggtcgacctctagttagaattagggttagaggGGCCCCCCGAATGGGGCAGTGGTACCTGTGCCACTAGAAACcttgggttcgagtccaggctctgccaCAGCCAGccagatgtccttgtcccattgcacactagggttagggttagggttaggtgtagtgcacactgacacggttgccaggtgtacggtgtttcctctgacacatggTGCagctgggttaagtgggcattgtgtcaagaagcagtgtggcttggttgggttttgtttcggaggatgcacggctctcaaccttcgcctctcccgagtacgcagcgatgagacaagactaactaccaattggataccacgaaattggggagaaaaagggcaacaacaaaaaatgtggtttaggtttgtgtgtgtatatgtcctCTGAGCATCTCTCTTTTGCCAAGgtaacccatccacctgacaggtgtggtatattaagaagctgattaaacagcatgatcattacacaggtaaaccttgtgctggggacaataaaaggcactctaaaatgtgccgttttgtcacacaacacaatgccattgttgtcttaagttttgaggaagcttgcaattggcatgctgactgcaggaatgtccaccagcgcttttgccagagaatgtaatgttaatttatctaccataagctgcctccaacatcattttagagaatttgtcagtatgtccagccggactcacaaccgcagaccatgtgtaaccacgccagcccaggacctccacatctggcttcttcacctacgggatcaTCTGCGTAAAAAAGCCCTATACTGGGGGTAAACTAATTCTGatttgctgggcctggctccccagtgggtgggtctttctcccaagtgggtgggcctctgCCTTTCCAGGCCCACCCAAAGCtttgcccctgcccagtcatgtgaaatccttagattagggcctaatgaatttatttaaattagctgatttccttatatgaactgtaactcagtaaaatcgttgaaattgtttcatgttgcgtttatatttgtgttcattaTATATCCTGTAAGGGCTTGCTCTAAGGTTTTCTCTAGTCTAATAAAAAGTGGGGTTATGGACAGTCGAATTATGGCATAATGACGTAGCCTAGTTTAGCCTACACTTGGTATTTATACTGCTTGCCTTGTCATACACTCGGGTGTATCGTCACTGCTTGTTTAGTCAATGAACTCATTCGATTTCAAATATCCATCATAGAAAACAATGTATCAACACATGGAAAAGTCAGCGGTGGCTTGAAGGCTACTTACTGAGTGTTCTGTTAGAAGTCAGATTACAAGCCGGACAACTGGTAGCCATATCTGACTAAAAAGAGAATATGCTAGGCAACTGCACCTCTCAAGCGGCAATGTTACATACAGTACGCTATGTTCAATAACAGACTATCCGCTCACCTCAACGATGAAGACTCGATCTCTTCGACATTATTGACAACTGAGGCGGGAGGTGAAACTTCACTATTGCTAAAATACCCGGTCAAGATTACTCCCTTGGCGTCCTGCTGGCGATTCATGTTGCGCGACTCATGCTGCATTATTGTTGCAGTTCGCAGGTGATTTAGAATGTACACAGCTCTAAGGGTAGTAACGCTGTGTGTGAGAGGGGAGCTGTTTCAATGATCTCACTCACTGCCTCCCCGATAACATGGATAATCAACAGCTGCCTGAAAGCACCGCCCAGAATGCCGCTGAGTCGTGTAATTTGGGCTGAGCCACTCCTATAAACCTCCTATAAACCTATGAAAGATCACTTTTTTTCTTGTCCCAACCTTCTATCGTATCTACTTACTTTATATGGTCCACCAGCAATTGGCCCCAGCACTACTAATATCCTACCTGAGGCATTAATTTGTCAAGTAACAGGGCACTGACCTGAAAACAGCACAATCATGTTTTACTGCTCTAATATTCCAAGTTACTGTATGTTATAGCTCTTCCTTGGCCTACATTGATATTAATTCTGATTCAGGATGCATTATAATGCTATATAATTCCACCTGTACTTAGTGAATTGGAATTCACCGTTCTGATCCTGATATTGATCTGATGTCCTCTGTGACTATTGCATAGTGTTATGGATTCATGGCTTTTAAGCCTGCATTATCTTGGTCTTATAGCTGTGTAGTAAGGCTGTAATAACTGCAGTACAACAGTTATTTAATTTGCGTATTTTGTGTTATTTATGTCAATGTCCATATCTCCAATTAGAATATTGATTTAGGAACTATGTAGGGGCTCTGGTGCGTGCCAGAAGAAAAAGCCATTATGTTACACTTACAAACTGTTACATTCAGTTCCAATCAATTAGTAAATATGTATTAGCCTGGCACGCTGAATCGGAAGACCTTTCTCGTGGTGTGATTAGTTATCAGACCAGCTCCAACGCGCCTCATAGGTTTGACATCTGAGCAGCATTGGCCATTACAATAAAGGCCTCCCATAATACAGTAAATTAGTAGGCTACCTCTATACTGCCATCTGGTGCTCGGTTACAACATGTTCTATGTCTGTTGGGTGCAGCAGAGGAAATCCCTTTGTTTTCGATTCACTGGTAATGATGCTCAAAAACAATCTGGGTTCATTGCTGCGATAACGTCTATCAGTGGGAGTGTATAGAACAAAATGGGGGCAGTATTAATCACAATTAAATACTTAATAGCCACTAAACTAAGCAAACTAACTTAAAATAATATCACTGTAGGTTAAATGAAATGTTACTGTTGGTATTGAATTTTACATGGTAATGGCTGGTACCAGTCATCATACATAGACTGTTTGGTTAGGACTGGTTAGGCACTTGACCTTTCGGATTACAAATTATGCCATGTATTTTGTGCTTATCATGGCTTCATAGTCATAGTCAGATTAGAAAATGGATCTGATGGTAAGTCTACTGCTAAATCTACTGCTGGTAAAGAGGTCTGCCCATTATAAAGCATAGCTCTGTTTTCTTGACATCTAAGTCAAgcagacaggtcctacaggccctagttttgtcgcatctGGAATACTGCCCAGTTATGTGGTCAGGTGCAGCAAATTGCAGTTGTTCCAGGACAGAGCAGCACGTATTGCACTTTGATGTACACAGAGGACGAATGTCAATAACATGCATTTCAATCTCTCCTGGCACATGTAGTGCTATGTACTGTGTATTATgtatattatgtattttatttgttatgTTTTGATTCCTGTTTGGACATCAGGAAGAGTATCCGCTGCCTCAGCAGCAGCTAACTGGGGATCCAAATaagtactactaatactactattacTCTGATCAAGTGTTTGAAATACAAGTAGGCATATAACAAAACCTTGTGTCAATTCACTAAACAGAAACATTTATATTCTTGGCATGTTACTTAAGACTTTAACCCTTATATACATTTGATATTAGATTAATAACGCCCTCTGTCAATCCATCTGGAAAGGTGTGGACACTATGATCTGAGCAAAGCTTTTACCAAGGTCAAATCTACACCGGCAGGTACAAGAATGGAGTGAAACTAGTTGATGTGGCAGGTAGGCTAGGGGTTAAGAGCATTGAGCAGGCAAACAAAATGATGCTGATTCAAGTCCCCTAGGTGACAAATATGCCTGTGTCCTTCATTTAACCTTAATTGCtcatgtaagtcactctggataagagtgactGCTAAATTACCAACATATTATGGGTAGATATACTTCCTGTTGTAGCTTTTTAATTATTTTAGTTGAGTCTTTGATTTACTTCACTGTCTGGGGTGTGTCTGTGTAAATATGGGGTCACTGGGATTACAACTGTGACTAGGGTCAGTATTGCAGACTGTAATGATCAGCAGACTGACCTGTTCAAGAGGTGGATGTGCGCTTCAGTACTGAAATGACACCATTCAAAATAGTAAGGAGGAGCGACTGACTGACTGCTCGCTACTGCCTCAGTAATTCTAAGCATTCTTAATCCCAAGGGCTTTAACAGACAACAGATGCTCAGGCTTAATAACAATCACCACTGTGCTATCCCTAAGGTTCCTTAGTGTTTTAATTAGGTAATGTGTTATAAGACACTAATACCACTTTgttttaaccctaattgctcctgtaagtcgctctggatacgagtgtctgctaaattactaaaatgtcaatgtaataACACTTTGTTACAGTAATAGCACAGTAATAATGCTCTGTTacagtaataacagtaataacacTTTGTTATAAGTAATAACACATTGTTAGAGAAATAATACAGTAATAACAGTTTGTTACAGTAATAACGGTTTGTTACAGTAATAACACAGTAATATCACTTTGTTACAGTAATAACACGTTGTTACAGTAATAACACAGTAATAACACTTTGTTACAGTAATAACACAGTAATATCACTTTGTTACAGTAATAACACGTTGTTACAGTAATAACACAGTAATAACACTTTGTTACAGTAATAACACAGTAATATCACTTTGTTACAGTAATAACACTTTGTTACAGTAATAACACAGCAATAACACGTTGTAACAGTAATAACACAGTAATAACATGTTGTTACAGTAATAACACAGTAATATCACTTTGTTACAGTAATAACACAGTAATAACACTTGTGTTTATTCCATATCTAAAAAGAGTAAATGATTCCTTATTATTTCCAATGGCATGGAACAAGAtacacaaaaacaagaacattgttGGCAAGAAGTgtttaatatatattttacctttatttaactaggcaagtcagttaagaacaaattcttattttcaatgacggcctaggaacagtgtgcccctgtgcctgttcaggggcagaacaacagatttttcagctcggggatttgaacttgcaacctttcggtccaatgctctaaccactaggctaccctgtcgccccatATTCCCAACTATTCCTTCCAAACAACCTTTAATTGCAAAATATAATGTGTGGATTTACAGAGTACCAAAGTTGTGTAATACAAAAAAActgaatataaaaaaatatttgacccTACATCATTTTGTAGAAGAAAAGCTAAATATTTTTCTTAGAAATGTTGGAGCTCATCCGGATACACAAAATTATTCCTGAAGAGCTTATATGCTACAAGTTGGCCTCCGAAAATCATCATCACCAATCCAGAACCTGTGACACAAGTGGATTTAAAGGATATACCTATTTGAATGCATCAAGTATTGAATCacttgcaaaataaatgtaagtCGACTAATTAATGCGATGATCAAAATACTGTGTATATAACAACAAATCATGTTTTTATTGGCTCCAAATGGCCTGAAATCAAGTATGATTCCTTACCAAGGGCAATCCAATAATGTTCTGTTGACGGGAAATCAGACATAACTGGATGAAAGAAACAGACAGGATAGTAATTGAATATGACACATATTCAACCATATCAAATAAACTAATACATCAAATCAAGCTTTCTGTCAGCTTGTGAAACTGTATGATCATGATGTTCTTCTGACAAGCCTGTTTATACTAAAGTGGCCTTACAACCTTGCATAACATAACCTACTGTAGATAAAAATCCTAGCAATTGAAATCCTAGTTATTTTTAATCTAATTCATTAGCAGATACTGAAACTGGTACTAAAACATCTACTAAAAAGTGTATCTCAGGTGGGAAGTAGATTCATGTGGAGTCATTGATGTGTTTGCTATTATCAAACCTGGCTTTACAGTAGAGCACAGGCAGCACCAGacagaatcagacagacagacgccaTAACACTATAGGACTGGTTGCAAAACAGTAGCGACATTAATTGATGTTAAACAATAGAAAGAGGGACTCTTGAAGCATGGTGCTTGACACAGATTTAAACACAAAGTAGACCGCTGCATATACACAAGGCAGTGATTAGACCATATGTACATACTTATAAAAATGGCTCTCTTGCTGCTTACCTGCTACCGTCAGACCAATGTGGATTAGTGTGACTGTGATGGCGTAGTCCCACACCCACTCCTCGACAATCCACGCAAATATCAGGCCTCCCAAAAGATAGGTCAGCTCCATGGAGATCACTGTCACTATGCAGGAAATACAAAACTACACACCTCAGCCAACATGCTTACCAACATGAACACACAGAATTCAAGGTAGTCTATCTAAAAAAGGGATGTTGCTAACTACTGAATAACAAGAATAGAGCAGTCTTCGATCAACTCACCTAGGTATTTTGGACTTTGCCATGATGGCTGTGTTGTGTAGTCAAAGGGTGCTAAAAGGCTGTCAACCTCATGTACCCTGCAGAGATGATGAATAATGAGAAACTTGGGTCATAAATGGTATATTTGCTGTTAACTGTAGTTACAGTAAATGTGTGAGGTAGCACTGGAGACATATTGTGATGCTTTTTGGCAGAAACCAGAATGAGGGTTCCATGCAGACACTGTGCATTTTTTTTGTGGATAGTTTCTGTGTTCATGAGACAGGAAGTACACGTCAATCCTGTACCACAACATATGACAATGAAACTATATGAAAGACAGGATATACTTCATTTGAATATTGTGCAAAATATCTATAATTTTAGACTCACCTGAGAATACCAATGCAGAGACTGACCACTATGTAGTAAACAGCATAGAAGGATATTATGCACATCAGCAAGTTCTGGAGAACAATCTGTAGTACATAACATCACATCAGACTCCGTCACACAAGACCCTCAAAATGTCAGATGCTCATTCTTAATAAAACCTCAAATATGATGCATAATCATATGGATTCATTTGATCATTGCTGTTGCCACAAATCTACAAAAAAGAAAGGCCATTCAGAAAGTTTCGGACTGAAATACTTGCATAAACTGAACTCAGATAGGTTCAGTCATTTCATTGAAAGGTATTAGAATTCTATAACAAATGCTCTAACTTGAATAGTGAGCTGTGTTGCCAAAACTACAGCAGCACATGAACTATGTACACAGTGCCACACTAAGTAGACACTGGTAAACATGTACACCTCCTGTAGTTCTCTACTACTACATTTCCTGTGGTATCCAAAACTGAAGTCCAAGGTCTTTACCCATGTTTCACTGACGTTGGTCTTGATCTTGACTGATGTTGGGCCATAGCGCTTCAGAGTAGACCCACAATACCCACAACACCTGCAACAGTAGTCCAACAACATGAATGGCCGCCTTTTCTTTTATCAGTGGAGACGCTAGAAGGCCGCCTACAGTAGAGCAAACACACCAGGGGATGAGGGCTGGTCTTAATGGTTAATGGGATTACACACACGCAAAAAGCTTCCTGTCTCAATCCAGGCTGGATAAAGCACGCCCCAAGGCCCAGACCACTTCTACAGCATCATCAACACTCAGTGGCTAGAAATACACCTGAGTGGGGTGACAACCAACCTCTCTTCACATCACTGTGATGTCACTGCATACATATTCACTGGACGGTATTATTTTTTAAGCTATTAATGTGTGGTGTTGGCCTGTTGGGGTGTATATACTGTAACAGCTGCTGGAGCACCAGGAGGCAAGCCAGACATGACTCTGAGTAAATTAAATGTAAATAGGTCACACACTTCTTTAGAACAGTGGAATTCACTGCTTCTCTGGCCAGTTGATCAACAGCATACtgcacagcaaattggccagtgttacctAGTGTAGACTTTTCAGTGTAACTTTTCTATGGTTGATTCAGGAGTGAAGTTAACTCTGTAAGTGTTCATTTAACACTCATTGGTGTAAAATAACCAGAGTGTTGGCATTAATAACCAGAGTTGAGCTCTATTGCTGGTTGGTTTTTAGAACAGTTTGATTCAATATCTATGCTTTTCATGtatattgattgatttattagtcttatgctactcaaatataaaCAACATTTTTCTAAATCTGTTACTTGGACTTAATCCACcggttactgaaatggttgttccagtttagatgcttTAGGTAGTCTCATATTTTAGTCTTCCCAATccaggcagtcattctgaatacaGGTTCCAGGCGAATACAAATTCCAAATGTTGGATATTCCCAGTCTAGCTgtattccaataggaattacagatcactttgcaagccagcatgaGTTTCAGGTCACTGTTTTAGGTTACaactaggccctcaaaataaGGTGTTATGAAATATGTACGGCATTGTCTAAAATAATGACAGTTTAATGATAACATATTCActtaggatctcacttggtgaGGTCCATAGGACTGAAAATGAATGAATGCAACAACGATGTcactgtcactaacaaatacagtcatgggttgTAAACTCTACAATTCACTCAATAGGaaaggcacactgggaaataAGACTTTACACTTAGCaatgtgttaatttaacactgaaaaGTGTGGACTGTATAGACACTGGAACAATGTTAAATGTAACACTctacagtgttgatttaacactggagaatctgctgtatgtgtgtgtgtgtttatgtatgtgtatgtgtgtgtgtgtgtgtcctactacatatgatctctgtaaaaCTGAACATATTCTTGAATGTTTAGAGTTGAGACATTGAACAGGCTCCTACGACAGTTGTTAAAACCATGACAGAACTTTGAGGGAAAGCAAACAAGTCCTAAGCACTTAAATCATTATCCCAGTCATAAACCCAGTCTTCAGTATGTCTTTTGACAATCACCCTCAGCACAGCATCATCAGCACAGCATTATTTGAGCTTCTTTTCTTTTTAGCGAATTAGTGACACTGTAACTCACTAATCACTAATGTTCTATACAGTGAGTGGATTGTGCGGTGACGCCAATCATGCATTAGAGAAGAGACAGATCACCAACACAAAGCATGTCTTCAGTTAAATACTCAGTCATATGCAAGAAAGGGCTCCCAATGAAATCTTTGCCCGGATGCCATTCCAATATGCACATTCCAtgaattgaaattgagctccATAAGTAACAAATTAAATGTACACTATGGTGATATGCAACAGCAGTAACA containing:
- the tmem244 gene encoding transmembrane protein 244 — its product is MLLDYCCRCCGYCGSTLKRYGPTSVKIKTNVSETWIVLQNLLMCIISFYAVYYIVVSLCIGILRVHEVDSLLAPFDYTTQPSWQSPKYLVTVISMELTYLLGGLIFAWIVEEWVWDYAITVTLIHIGLTVAVMSDFPSTEHYWIALGSGLVMMIFGGQLVAYKLFRNNFVYPDELQHF